The genomic region GATGTCCTTGTGGGAATAAACCTCCTGAGGGAGGGTTTGGACTTGCCGGAAGTATCCTTGGTGGCCATCTTGGATGCGGACAAGGAGGGCTTCCTGCGTTCCGAGAGATCGCTCATTCAGATCATCGGTCGAGCCGCCAGAAATGTCAGTGGACAGGTCATTCTGTACGCGAGTGAAGTCACGGAATCCATGCAAAGAGCTTTAAACGAAACCAATCGCAGAAGAAGACTTCAGATGGAATATAATCGAAAACACGGCATTGAACCGGAGACCATTAGGAAGGCGATCACCGATATCTTACAGGCGGCGAGGATATCGGAATCACCGAAGCTATATAGATACAGGCGAAGGTATCAAGAGGAAATCTTATCGATGCCCAAAGATGAGATCGAGCGTTTGATTCACAGCCTTGAGGAAGAAATGAGGGCAGCCGCCGAGGAATTGCAGTTTGAGCAGGCAATCGAGCTCAGAGATCAGATAATGGAGCTAAAGAAGGAGCTTGAAATAATGAATGCGAAGAGAAAAGCTTAATTACGGGAGGATTTGAGACTGGGTTTTGATTTTATCATTCGCAAGCAGAATATTCTACCAACTATCTTCATATTACTTCTTTTGGTTTTATTCGTTGCCTGGTTTGCACCTGCGGAGCGGACACTTGGGAATTTGGTAAAACTAATTTATATACACGCCGCCATATCCTGGATTGCTCCTTTGGTAGTATTGCTGGTGTCAAGGACTGGAAGGGTAGTACATCCGCTCAATCCCATTCTCGCTTCCTCGGGGCTCAAGATTAAAATCTGCTCGGGGATAATTGCCTTAATCCTTTTGGCAATTGCACTCCAGATAGCCCGGTGGTTGCGAGAATCCGGTAGATCCATTTTGCCACACTAAATGGATTATAAGCAGAGTCACGGGTCATGAGTCAAAGGGTAAAATTCCCATGACTCTTGACCTATGTCATTTTTATAACTCGATTTGTTATCATAAAGAGAGATAAATTTATAAATGAGTTGAGAAGAATGGCCGACAAAATCATCATTCGAGGCGCAAGGGAACATAATTTAAAGAACATAAATGTCGAACTCCCCAGGGATGAGTTCATCGTGATGACCGGGATTTCCGGATCCGGAAAGTCGTCTCTGGCTATCGACACCATCTATGCGGAGGGGCAGAGGCGCTATGTGGAATCTTTATCCGCCTATGCCAGGCAATTTTTGGGTCAGATGGAAAAACCCGATGTGGATTTAATCGAGGGGCTGTCCCCAGCCATCTGCATCGATCAAAAATCCGCTCCCAAAAATCCTCGTTCCACAGTGGGAACGATCACCGAAATCTATGATTATCTGCGTCTTTTATATGCCAGAATCGGGACCCCCCACTGCCCGAAGTGTGGAAAGGAAATCGCTCAGCAGAGTTCTCAGCAGATAATCGAGCAGATAAGCACTCTTCCCTTGGGAACTAAGTTTCAGATATTGGCCCCTGTGGTGAGGGGGAGGAAGGGTGAATATAGAGAACTGCTTGAGAGGTTAAGAAAGGAAGGTTTTGCCCGGGTCCAAATAGATGGGAGGATTTATGGACTCGATGAGGACGTAAGATTGGACAGGGATGTCCGCCACAATATCGATGTAGTCGTCGACCGATTGATAATGAAGGAGGGGGTTGAAAGAAGGCTGGCGGACTCCATCGAGACCGCTTTAAACCTGGCCGATGGGATCGTAGCCATAGAGATCATCGATGGTAAGAGGCAGGACTTTAGCATCCATTTTGCTTGCATCGATTGTGGGATAAGCTTTGAGGAGCTTTCCCCCAGGATGTTCTCGTTCAATAGTCCCTATGGTGCCTGTAGCTATTGTGGTGGATTGGGTACGAAGATGGAGGTAGATCCCGATTTGGTGGTTCCCAACCCCGATTTATCCTTGCGCGAAGGCGCTATAGCTCCTTTCTATCACACCAGGGTGGATTTTTATCCCAAAATAATTAGAGCGGTGGCCGAACAGTATGGAATTGATATGGATACCCCTTGGAGGAATTTGGAGGATTGGCAGAAGCAGATCCTCATGTACGGCACCGGTGACGAGCAGGTCTATGTAAGATACCGGAGTCTCACGGGGAGGATTAGAAGCTATTATACTTCCTTCTCCGGGGTCGTTTCCAATCTCAACCGACGCTATAGAGAAGCCGAATCGGACTACGCTCGGGAGAAGATTGAACAATATATGAGCGTAAGCCCCTGTCCTCGGTGCAAAGGAGCGAGACTCAAACCAGAGAGTCTGGCAGTGACCGTCGGTGGACTGAACATATATGAGTTTACACAGATGTGCGCCAAGGAGGCTTTGAAGTTCACGGAGAAGCTCAAAGCGAGTTTGAGTCCAAGGCAGATGCTGATCGCACAACGGATCATCAAGGAAATTCAGAATCGACTGAAATTCATGATAGATGTTGGATTGGATTACCTCACACTGGATAGATCCGCGGCAACCCTGGCTGGTGGTGAAGCTCAGCGCATCAGGCTAGCTACTCAGATCGGATCGGGACTCGCGGGTGTCCTTTATATTCTCGACGAGCCGAGTATAGGGCTCCATCAGAGGGATAACCGGCGTCTAATAGAATCCCTCAAGAGATTGAGGGATCTTGGAAATACCATAATCGTGGTCGAGCATGATGAAACCACCATAAGGAGTGCCGATTTCATCGTGGATATCGGACCGGGAGCTGGAGAGCACGGTGGGAAAATCGTGGTCACCGGTGGAGTTGAGGATTTAATCCGATGTCCTCAATCGATAACCGGAAAGTATTTGAGCGGGGAAAGAAGGATTCCAGTTCCTCCCGTTCGAAGAAAACCTAAGGGTAAGTATCTGACCATTAAGAGTGCATGTGAGCATAATCTTAAAGATATCGATGTCCCCATTCCCTTGGGACTCTTCGTGTGCAATACGGGCGTTTCCGGCTCCGGCAAGAGCACGCTGGTCTCGGATGTTTTGTATAAGAGCTTGGCAGCGAAACTATATAAGTCGAAGGAAAAACCCGGGAAGCACGAGGGCGTAGAGGGTCTTGAATACATCGATAAGGTGATAAATATAGATCAATCTCCCATTGGAAGGACACCTCGCTCCAACCCGGCTACCTATGTGAAGGTTTTTGATGATATCCGACGTGTCTTCGCCGAGGTACCCGAGGCGAAGATAAGAGGATACAAACCCGGGAGATTCAGTTTTAACGTCAGGGGCGGGCGTTGTGACGCCTGCCAGGGTGATGGAACGATAAAAATAGAGATGCATTTCTTACCCGATATTTACATCCCCTGCGAGGTGTGTAAGGGAAAGCGCTATAATAGAGAGACCTTAGAGGTAAAATTCAAGGGAAGAACCATCGCCGACGTTTTGAACATGTCCGTCGAAGAAGCCTTAAAGTTCTTTGAAAATATTCCCAGTATCAGAAGGCGCCTTCAAACCCTCTACGATGTGGGTTTGGGTTACATCAAGCTCGGTCAGCCCGCTCCCACTCTATCCGGTGGTGAGGCTCAGAGGGTGAAGCTCGCCGCCGAGCTTTCGAAGAAGGCTACTGGTAGAACCCTGTACATTTTGGATGAGCCGACCACCGGTCTGCATTTCGCTGATATCGAAAAATTGCTGGATGTTTTGAACCGCCTTGTCAATCAGGGAAATACCGTCCTGGTCATAGAGCATAATTTAGATGTGATAAAGACCGCCGACTACATAATCGATTTGGGACCTGAAGGTGGAGAAGAGGGAGGCTATGTGATTGCCACCGGCACCCCCGAACAGATAATGGAAAATCCTAAGTCCTACACTGGACAGTTTTTGAAGCTTGTTTTGGAGCCAGTGGCTGCTAGGCAAGTAGCCAGCAGCTAGCTTCTAAGTGGTAATATACTACTCAAGGATCAATCCCCCCAGAATATCATCCGAACCATAAGGATCGTATGTCACGC from Actinomycetota bacterium harbors:
- a CDS encoding UvrB/UvrC motif-containing protein — protein: DVLVGINLLREGLDLPEVSLVAILDADKEGFLRSERSLIQIIGRAARNVSGQVILYASEVTESMQRALNETNRRRRLQMEYNRKHGIEPETIRKAITDILQAARISESPKLYRYRRRYQEEILSMPKDEIERLIHSLEEEMRAAAEELQFEQAIELRDQIMELKKELEIMNAKRKA
- the uvrA gene encoding excinuclease ABC subunit UvrA → MADKIIIRGAREHNLKNINVELPRDEFIVMTGISGSGKSSLAIDTIYAEGQRRYVESLSAYARQFLGQMEKPDVDLIEGLSPAICIDQKSAPKNPRSTVGTITEIYDYLRLLYARIGTPHCPKCGKEIAQQSSQQIIEQISTLPLGTKFQILAPVVRGRKGEYRELLERLRKEGFARVQIDGRIYGLDEDVRLDRDVRHNIDVVVDRLIMKEGVERRLADSIETALNLADGIVAIEIIDGKRQDFSIHFACIDCGISFEELSPRMFSFNSPYGACSYCGGLGTKMEVDPDLVVPNPDLSLREGAIAPFYHTRVDFYPKIIRAVAEQYGIDMDTPWRNLEDWQKQILMYGTGDEQVYVRYRSLTGRIRSYYTSFSGVVSNLNRRYREAESDYAREKIEQYMSVSPCPRCKGARLKPESLAVTVGGLNIYEFTQMCAKEALKFTEKLKASLSPRQMLIAQRIIKEIQNRLKFMIDVGLDYLTLDRSAATLAGGEAQRIRLATQIGSGLAGVLYILDEPSIGLHQRDNRRLIESLKRLRDLGNTIIVVEHDETTIRSADFIVDIGPGAGEHGGKIVVTGGVEDLIRCPQSITGKYLSGERRIPVPPVRRKPKGKYLTIKSACEHNLKDIDVPIPLGLFVCNTGVSGSGKSTLVSDVLYKSLAAKLYKSKEKPGKHEGVEGLEYIDKVINIDQSPIGRTPRSNPATYVKVFDDIRRVFAEVPEAKIRGYKPGRFSFNVRGGRCDACQGDGTIKIEMHFLPDIYIPCEVCKGKRYNRETLEVKFKGRTIADVLNMSVEEALKFFENIPSIRRRLQTLYDVGLGYIKLGQPAPTLSGGEAQRVKLAAELSKKATGRTLYILDEPTTGLHFADIEKLLDVLNRLVNQGNTVLVIEHNLDVIKTADYIIDLGPEGGEEGGYVIATGTPEQIMENPKSYTGQFLKLVLEPVAARQVASS